A portion of the Fibrobacter sp. genome contains these proteins:
- a CDS encoding alpha/beta hydrolase: protein MSEKWIWLPDWASDLSLWEDDLTDADASAKHSFVPYEKMAPHLDDVYAIDGLSKANTVVGWGLGAFALLLGASKRPQNQKWILLSPFANFCDEDGPWNSENLLFKAREMHTSLDVGLKAFKEQFDDEFSDWPEEWLDAARKMDATLLADGLKFLAAKKIENVIEDSDNIQVLFGRMDQDVTPAMTLRLKEFLPKASFKERPKSGHWPPMMLF from the coding sequence GTGAGTGAAAAATGGATTTGGTTGCCGGATTGGGCGTCTGATTTGTCCCTATGGGAAGATGATCTGACGGATGCGGATGCATCTGCCAAGCACTCTTTTGTACCATACGAGAAAATGGCGCCGCATCTCGACGACGTCTATGCCATTGACGGCCTTTCCAAGGCGAATACCGTAGTCGGCTGGGGGCTTGGCGCTTTTGCCCTGCTGCTCGGCGCGTCGAAGCGTCCCCAAAACCAGAAGTGGATACTGCTTTCGCCGTTTGCGAACTTCTGCGACGAAGATGGCCCGTGGAATTCCGAGAACCTGCTGTTCAAGGCGCGCGAAATGCACACCTCGCTCGACGTGGGCCTCAAGGCGTTCAAGGAACAGTTCGACGACGAGTTCAGCGACTGGCCCGAGGAATGGCTTGATGCGGCAAGGAAGATGGATGCGACGCTGCTTGCGGACGGCCTCAAGTTCCTCGCCGCTAAGAAAATAGAGAATGTTATCGAGGACAGCGATAATATCCAGGTGCTTTTTGGCCGCATGGACCAGGACGTAACCCCGGCCATGACGCTTAGGCTTAAGGAGTTCCTGCCCAAGGCTTCGTTCAAGGAACGCCCCAAGTCAGGACACTGGCCCCCGATGATGCTTTTCTAA